GTTTCGGGCTTTCGCCCACCTTCCGCAACCTATGTCTGCCGCAGCCTATGCGCCGCCTGGACGCCATTAGAATGAAGTGCCACTATCGTTGCATTTGGAATAAAGAAATCATTTTCAACTCACAGAAACTTGTCAAAAGACGTTAGGTGGTAAAGTCATCCTGGACTTTTTAACGACGACCACTGCTCGCACCACGAGGATTTCAGTTTATAGATTACCACTGCCCATATAATCGTGTAAAAGAATTTATTGTTAGAACTGTATTATAGTAATAAGGCTATTATACGAACTACTGTGGTTTAGTGAAGCTGATTCTTGAAATAATCGGACTTCGTGATGGCAATGTCGGACCTTTGTATCGGTACGTGGTGTTAGCattgtttgttttgatttattgaAAGTCGTTCTAGCAGAAAGGCGCACTCAAGGTCTAAATGCTCCAGTTCCTGCCAGGTATTCGTTAAATAAAGCAGTTGTTTACTGCGATGATCTTGAAACAATGAGGTAATTTTGTTGCAAATGAACAAATAATTCGATACAGTTCGAATAATCAGTCGATTAAGTGAAAACTCAGTGGCGATTGTAATTGGAACGAATATTTACTGCGCAACAAACTTGTTTGTTGGCCATGTCTACACTTCCACGTTACCACTATAAAAACTGTCGTAATATAATTCAAGTTTAAACAACTTAAGGACAtgctttattttttgcttaaaGTGAAggattttaattaactatacTTTCTCAACTGTCTTTATCATGTATGAACTAAACGAGCTTCTTATCATTTCTTTGTCTAAACATTTACCTActgtatttggattttgatgaTGCTTAAACACTTATATGAGATTTCTAGTCTTTATGATAAATTAAGTGAAAGGCGAATCTTTTAATATACTTGTTTACACGTATTTTGCGTTGACGCGTTTGTGACCGGTCTTGTCAACAAAAGTTGCTTACATTTTATCATAGTCTTGCTTATATCagacttatttaaaatcaggCGGGCTTTTAACACTTGTTTCACCGTCAATGATAAACCAGTTCGCACACAAGCCGACCTCGCCTTGCGTCCGCCAATAATTAAGCGACTTATTGGTCACTTTTCCGTGGCTATGTGTTGATACAGATATGCCGGTACCTTTCCAACAGAGGACAAACAGTTATCGCCACGAGGTCCAATCGTGACAAACTAAAtgcttttgtatatttatcgAACCTGTTTTGTTTGGGAAATTGCTGGAATCTCGCTCAATATTGTTTAAGCAAgttgttgtttgtttgatcCAAATTTTTGTTCCGTACGAGTTTACTAATGTCAAAAAaagacaaacagctaaaaAGTTATGTGgatgataaaacaaatattattgtgATTTATGCATACTCGTATATAGCGTCTAATAATAGCTCATTACGTTATTGTGGAACAGATATTTTTCTAAAGCTActtaaaatatcttattaataaataaagacacGGCTTTCGATATTCTTCcgatgtttttaataaacatttgaaCAAAGACATATAGCGCTGACATAGATGATTGTCAACTTTACAAATATATGAATACAAAGATTTGGATGGTGTTGAATCCATTTGAGGATAAACGAATAAATAACAAGTCAATTCGTGATACATATCTGTCTATAATTGGTTATCATAGAAGGCGCGGGCGTCAACGACAGCGAACTCTGAGATTGCGGGTTTATCAGGGGTCAGGGCGATGCAGTTGTTAGCGTCGTTCGGTTCATACTTGTCGCTAAATAGTACATACCCTGTGGCCTATCTGGCGGAATTCCTTAAATAATTGGATACTAATCGAAGAAAAATTTCTCCGCCGCGTTTACGAGCCGAGACACCAATCTGGCCAATTAGTTTCAATTGATTGTAGAATATGATCGGCGGTCAACTCTACGTGATACCTACGCACTCGGATGAGTTTTGAGGTctacaaatataaacaatgCTCGtggtataatttataaatattttgtttgcgtTGTTGTTCAAATGACGTATGTTACTCTACCAGACTACTTGTCCATGGTCTATGGTAACCTATTTACTTTGCAAAAACAAGATGtgtgatatttatatttattatttatattatttaagcgTCAGCGATTAAAACgtttaataatgtttaatatttattcggCTTTGTATACCATCTTGTCACATGCCttattgatgatgatgatgaatccTATGATAACGACAATTATACCGACTTTATATGTTGACCTTTGCTACAGAAGCATTTATATACATCCttcattaattatatacagTAAACATTTGGAATTAATTGAGCCATCATAATTAACGGAGGAGGCAGATGatcgtatttttattaaagaaacgaGTAGTCAGATAACTGTCATAATTATAGCAATTAACAATATTCTTTGAACAATAGGCGGTAAACCCACTGCGTGCAACATgagattttgtttatttagctCAGGGAGTCTGCATGCGACTTGTGCGCAACTCAGCTACCTATTTGTACTcgattaatatgtatatgaatatgCAATTGAATCTGCATCGTATAATATCCATTTTAATGTCGCCTCTTGGAAATCGCTCGAATAACCCGTGGGGTTCATGAATACCAACAAActggtttaaaaattataatttcaatgtGATTGAATAggtagttattattttattgaaaatgaatATGCTATAAAGTCTTtggttatataaataagtattatgtTATAAGTAACATTATtggtatttgaaaatataagacGTAAAAATCAACAATCTGTTTCTTCTTTCACAGAGAACATTTTCTCCAACTGGCTGGAGGAGAAAGTAGACCTGCCTATGTTCGAGAACATCTCTCAAGTTCCGGAGCGCGTAGACATCCCGCCGCAAACACTCGGCGTTCCAGCCCCGGCGTACGTCGCGCCCCAGCCCACTGAGGAGCTCCTGCGAGAGTTCGAAACGGTGTATGACGCCGTCGAGCTTACCCACCTGACGCCGCCGCAGAGCCCGCCAGGCCCCGCCACCCAGCTGCTCCTCAGCTACGCGCAGCAAGCGCAGTGCCCCCCGCTCGCCCCAGCTCTCTCTATCCCCCAACAGCCACACCATGCCTGGCCCGTCGCCGCACCGGTCGTTCCCCTCGCTGAGTACGACTGCGATCTTCAAGTGGTCGAAGAATTAGTCCGACACCGCGCGGCCCAGCTTCCGTCTCCGGTACCTTTCGTCGACAGCTTGAGCGCTTCGCCCCGATCATCTCCACCCTCTTCACCTCGCTCTTCTTCCACCGACGAGGACTGGCCGGCGCCTTCTTCGCGTTCTAAACCTTACTCGCGTCCTTCTGACGACCGTCGCTCACGCAAAAAAGAGCAGAACAAAAACGCTGCTACTCGCTACCGTCAGAAAAAGAAGGCCGAGATTGAGGTTCTCCTGAACGAGGAGAACACTCTGCGCCAGCGCCATACAGAGCTCGGCGAGAAGTGCTCTGATTTGCAGCGTGAGATCCGTTACATCAAGGGCCTCATGCGCGATGTCTTCAAAGCCAAGGGGCTCATCAAATAGATGC
The window above is part of the Amyelois transitella isolate CPQ chromosome 11, ilAmyTran1.1, whole genome shotgun sequence genome. Proteins encoded here:
- the LOC106135114 gene encoding activating transcription factor of chaperone, whose protein sequence is MSASLWDQSLASASGLLTNEECAKLLDCDIFNDDDLLKSLQAAPKLEASHFALQDDHSNTLYPPSPPETKPSPAELANDILQQLDNQCKQENIFSNWLEEKVDLPMFENISQVPERVDIPPQTLGVPAPAYVAPQPTEELLREFETVYDAVELTHLTPPQSPPGPATQLLLSYAQQAQCPPLAPALSIPQQPHHAWPVAAPVVPLAEYDCDLQVVEELVRHRAAQLPSPVPFVDSLSASPRSSPPSSPRSSSTDEDWPAPSSRSKPYSRPSDDRRSRKKEQNKNAATRYRQKKKAEIEVLLNEENTLRQRHTELGEKCSDLQREIRYIKGLMRDVFKAKGLIK